A window from Mus caroli chromosome 2, CAROLI_EIJ_v1.1, whole genome shotgun sequence encodes these proteins:
- the Mocs3 gene encoding adenylyltransferase and sulfurtransferase MOCS3 — MAAPEDVAALQAEITRREEELASLKRRLAAALAAEPEPERPLRDPPPPLSPRAALSRDEILRYSRQLLLPELGVRGQLRLAAASVLVVGCGGLGCPLAQYLAAAGVGRLGLVDHDVVETSNLARQVLHGEAQTGESKARSAAAALRRLNSAVECVVYPRALAEDWALDLVRGYDVVADCCDNVPTRYLVNDACVLAGRPLVSASALRFEGQMTVYHHDGGPCYRCVFPRPPPPETVTNCADGGVLGAVPGVLGCAQALEVLKIAAGLGASYSGSMLLFDGLGGHFRRIRLRRRRPDCVVCGQQPTVTRLQDYEAFCGSSATDKCRALKLLSPEERISVTDYKRLLDSGTPHVLLDVRPQVEVDICRLPHSLHIPLNQLERRDADSLKLLGAALRKGKQESQEGVALPVYVICKLGNDSQKAVKVLQSLMAVPELDSLTVQDIVGGLMAWAAKIDGTFPQY; from the coding sequence ATGGCTGCCCCGGAGGACGTAGCTGCCTTACAGGCTGAAATCACCCGGCGGGAGGAAGAGCTAGCTTCGCTCAAGCGGAGGCTGGCCGCGGCCCTGGCAGCCGAGCCGGAGCCCGAGCGTCCGCTCCGGGACCCGCCGCCGCCGCTGTCGCCCCGGGCCGCGCTGTCGCGGGACGAGATCCTCCGCTACAGCCGCCAGCTGCTGCTGCCGGAGCTGGGCGTGCGCGGGCAGCTGCGCCTGGCGGCGGCGTCGGTGCTCGTGGTGGGCTGCGGCGGACTGGGCTGCCCGCTGGCGCAGTACCTGGCGGCGGCCGGCGTGGGCAGGCTGGGGCTGGTGGACCACGACGTGGTGGAGACGAGCAACCTGGCCCGCCAGGTCCTGCACGGGGAGGCGCAGACCGGCGAGAGCAAGGCTCGTTCGGCGGCCGCGGCGCTGCGCCGTCTCAACTCGGCGGTGGAGTGCGTGGTGTACCCGCGCGCGCTCGCGGAGGACTGGGCGCTCGACCTGGTCCGTGGCTACGACGTGGTGGCCGACTGCTGCGACAACGTGCCCACGCGCTACCTGGTGAACGACGCGTGCGTGCTGGCCGGCCGGCCGCTGGTGTCGGCCAGCGCGCTGCGCTTCGAGGGCCAGATGACCGTCTACCACCACGATGGCGGGCCGTGCTACCGCTGCGTGTTCCCGCGGCCGCCCCCGCCCGAGACGGTGACCAACTGTGCCGATGGCGGCGTGCTCGGAGCGGTGCCCGGCGTGCTGGGCTGCGCGCAGGCCCTCGAGGTGCTCAAGATCGCCGCCGGCCTCGGTGCCTCCTACAGCGGCAGCATGCTGCTCTTCGACGGCCTCGGGGGCCACTTCCGTCGGATCCGGCTGCGGCGCCGCCGGCCCGACTGCGTCGTGTGCGGTCAGCAGCCCACCGTGACCCGCCTGCAGGACTACGAGGCCTTCTGCGGCTCCTCGGCCACCGACAAGTGCCGCGCCCTGAAGCTGCTGAGCCCGGAGGAGCGGATTTCTGTGACCGACTACAAGCGGCTTCTGGATTCCGGGACGCCCCACGTGTTGCTGGACGTCCGGCCTCAAGTAGAGGTGGACATCTGTCGCCTGCCGCACTCTCTCCACATCCCTTTGAATCAGTTGGAACGCAGGGATGCGGACAGCCTGAAACTCTTAGGGGCTGCCCTCCGGAAAGGGAAGCAGGAGTCGCAGGAAGGGGTTGCTCTCCCGGTgtatgtgatttgcaaattggGGAACGACTCCCAGAAAGCTGTGAAGGTCCTGCAGTCCTTAATGGCAGTGCCGGAGTTAGACTCTTTAACTGTTCAGGACATCGTGGGGGGACTCATGGCCTGGGCTGCCAAAATTGATGGGACATTTCCACAGTACTGA